A part of Helicobacter fennelliae genomic DNA contains:
- the secY gene encoding preprotein translocase subunit SecY, giving the protein MSKAIINKILITLGFLFLYRVLAYIPIPGVDLVAIKLFFSENSNNALGLFNMFSGNAVERLSIISLGIMPYITASIVMELLAATFPTLGKMKKERDGMQKYMQIIRYVTIFITIVQAISVSFGLRSIGNGINGAILIDMKEFLVISVFAMLTGTMLLMWIGEQITQRGVGNGISLIIFGGIVSGIPAAISSTFKLVNTGDINILALIVIACVIVAAICFIVFIELAERRIPISYARKVIMQNQNKRIMNYIPIKLNLSGVIPPIFASALLVFPSTLLQASSNKYLQTIADILSPNHFFHHILMFLLVVFFAYFYSSIVFNAKDIADNLKRQGGYIPGMRPGEGTSSFLNSVANNLTLWGSLYLAVVSTLPWLLVKFLGVPFYFGGTAVLIVVQVAIDTMRKIEAQVYMNKYKTLSAVGF; this is encoded by the coding sequence ATGAGTAAAGCAATTATCAATAAGATTCTCATCACTTTAGGATTTTTATTTCTCTATCGCGTTTTAGCATATATTCCGATTCCGGGTGTTGATTTGGTTGCTATCAAGTTGTTTTTTAGTGAAAATAGTAATAATGCCTTAGGCTTATTTAATATGTTTAGTGGAAATGCGGTTGAGCGATTGAGTATTATCTCGCTTGGTATTATGCCCTATATTACAGCTTCTATTGTTATGGAGCTTTTGGCGGCTACTTTTCCTACATTAGGCAAGATGAAAAAAGAGCGCGATGGTATGCAAAAATATATGCAAATCATTCGTTATGTAACGATTTTTATTACTATTGTGCAGGCTATAAGCGTATCTTTTGGCTTAAGAAGTATCGGAAATGGCATAAATGGTGCGATTTTAATTGATATGAAAGAGTTTTTAGTCATTTCTGTTTTTGCTATGCTGACAGGGACTATGTTGCTAATGTGGATTGGAGAGCAAATCACCCAACGGGGAGTTGGAAATGGTATTAGCCTTATCATTTTTGGTGGTATTGTCTCTGGGATTCCAGCAGCTATTAGCTCTACATTTAAGCTTGTCAATACAGGTGATATTAATATACTTGCTCTTATTGTAATTGCGTGCGTGATTGTAGCTGCAATTTGTTTTATTGTCTTTATTGAGCTTGCTGAGCGACGCATACCGATTTCGTATGCAAGAAAAGTAATCATGCAGAATCAAAACAAAAGAATAATGAACTACATTCCGATAAAGTTAAATCTTAGTGGGGTTATTCCACCAATTTTTGCTTCGGCTCTTTTGGTGTTTCCATCTACGCTTTTGCAAGCTTCAAGCAATAAATATCTCCAAACCATAGCTGATATTTTGAGCCCAAACCACTTTTTTCATCATATTTTGATGTTTTTGCTTGTTGTGTTTTTTGCATATTTTTACTCCTCGATAGTGTTTAATGCAAAAGATATTGCAGATAATCTCAAGCGTCAAGGTGGCTACATTCCGGGTATGCGACCAGGAGAAGGAACTTCATCATTTTTAAATTCTGTTGCAAATAATCTGACACTTTGGGGTTCGCTTTATTTGGCGGTTGTTTCGACATTGCCTTGGCTTTTGGTGAAATTTTTGGGTGTTCCTTTTTATTTTGGTGGGACAGCAGTGCTTATTGTCGTGCAGGTTGCTATTGATACAATGCGAAA
- the rplO gene encoding 50S ribosomal protein L15 has translation MASLHKIKPALGSVKYTKRVGRGQGSGMGKTSTRGGKGQTARTGYKAKRGFEGGQQPLQRRLPKVGFTTHTQKPYVINLNKIKKIADLEEITIASIQSVHKLPGYVVRESQRQNTKEPKALVKIIGTNASNLASKIKDQYVIVSGQK, from the coding sequence ATGGCATCGTTGCATAAGATTAAGCCAGCACTTGGAAGTGTAAAATACACCAAAAGGGTAGGAAGAGGACAAGGTAGTGGTATGGGCAAAACCTCTACACGAGGCGGAAAAGGGCAAACAGCAAGAACAGGATATAAAGCAAAAAGAGGTTTTGAAGGCGGACAGCAACCACTTCAAAGAAGACTTCCAAAAGTTGGCTTCACCACTCATACCCAAAAACCTTATGTGATTAACCTAAACAAAATCAAAAAAATCGCAGATTTGGAAGAGATTACTATCGCATCTATTCAGAGCGTTCATAAATTGCCCGGTTATGTTGTGAGAGAATCTCAAAGACAAAACACAAAAGAACCAAAGGCGCTTGTCAAGATTATTGGCACAAATGCTTCAAATCTTGCTTCAAAAATCAAAGATCAATATGTGATCGTTAGCGGTCAAAAGTAG
- the rpsE gene encoding 30S ribosomal protein S5 has protein sequence MEINREEFSEVVVNIGRVTKVVKGGRRFRFNALVVVGNHNGMVGFGLGKAKEVPDAIKKAIDDAFKNVIKVNIKGTTIAHDIEHKYNASRILLKPASEGTGVIAGGSARPVIELAGIKDILTKSLGSSNPYNVVRATFDALARIKA, from the coding sequence ATGGAAATCAACAGAGAAGAATTTAGTGAAGTGGTTGTCAATATCGGAAGAGTAACAAAAGTTGTAAAAGGTGGTCGTAGATTCCGATTTAATGCACTTGTTGTAGTTGGCAATCATAATGGAATGGTAGGTTTTGGTTTGGGAAAGGCAAAAGAAGTTCCAGATGCGATCAAAAAAGCCATTGATGATGCGTTTAAAAATGTAATCAAAGTCAATATCAAAGGCACAACCATAGCACATGATATTGAGCATAAATATAATGCAAGTCGGATTCTGCTTAAGCCCGCAAGTGAGGGGACAGGCGTTATCGCAGGTGGTTCAGCTCGCCCTGTAATCGAGCTTGCTGGAATCAAAGATATTTTGACAAAATCTTTGGGTTCAAGCAATCCTTATAATGTCGTTAGAGCAACTTTTGATGCTTTGGCGCGGATTAAAGCATAA
- the rplR gene encoding 50S ribosomal protein L18 — translation MTTKVLELKKKLRLKRKMRIKSRISGNAQCPRISIFRSNKYFYAQAIDDTTHTTIACVDGKKLKLGNNKENAKEIAKIFAKALNEKGISQAIFDRNGYLYHGVVATFADSLRENGIKL, via the coding sequence ATGACGACAAAAGTTTTGGAATTAAAAAAGAAATTAAGACTCAAAAGAAAAATGCGCATCAAAAGCAGAATCAGCGGAAATGCGCAATGTCCTCGAATAAGTATTTTTCGCTCTAATAAGTATTTTTACGCTCAAGCTATTGATGACACGACACATACAACGATCGCTTGTGTAGATGGCAAAAAACTCAAACTTGGCAACAACAAAGAGAATGCAAAAGAGATTGCAAAAATATTTGCAAAAGCATTGAATGAAAAAGGTATCTCTCAAGCTATATTTGACAGAAATGGATATTTATATCATGGAGTTGTAGCGACATTTGCTGATTCGCTAAGAGAAAATGGAATAAAACTATAA
- the rplF gene encoding 50S ribosomal protein L6: MSRIGKKPISIPDSIQVNLEGSKIVFKGSKATKELETYNRVKIEIKDKELIFTSIDSEPQSRAFWGTYRALAYNIVVGLTSGFSKTLEINGVGYKANVAGNVLELALGFSHPIKYTIPKDVEMSVDKNQIIIKGNDKQQIGQIAAEIREFRPPEPYKGKGIKYLDEIIIRKAGKTAKK; encoded by the coding sequence ATGTCAAGAATTGGAAAAAAACCTATTAGCATTCCAGATTCTATTCAAGTGAATCTCGAAGGAAGCAAAATTGTGTTTAAGGGTTCTAAGGCTACAAAAGAGTTAGAAACTTATAATCGTGTCAAGATTGAGATCAAGGATAAGGAATTAATCTTTACCTCCATAGATTCTGAACCTCAATCAAGAGCGTTTTGGGGGACTTATAGAGCTTTGGCTTATAATATTGTTGTCGGTTTGACTTCAGGCTTTAGCAAGACATTGGAGATTAATGGTGTCGGGTATAAAGCAAATGTTGCAGGAAATGTATTAGAGCTTGCCTTGGGCTTTTCTCACCCTATAAAATACACAATACCAAAAGATGTCGAGATGAGTGTTGATAAAAATCAAATCATCATCAAAGGTAATGACAAGCAGCAAATCGGTCAAATCGCAGCGGAGATTCGAGAATTTAGACCGCCAGAACCATACAAAGGTAAGGGGATAAAATATCTTGATGAAATCATCATACGCAAAGCTGGAAAAACAGCTAAGAAGTAA
- the rpsH gene encoding 30S ribosomal protein S8 has translation MVNDIIADSLTRLRNASMRRLESTTLYYAKIVVSILEVFKSKGFIKEYSVKDENGKQSILVQLAYDERGKSVINEIKRISKPGRRVYKGRSELKRFKNGYGIIVVSTSRGVIANEEAYKANVGGEALCSIW, from the coding sequence ATGGTAAATGATATTATTGCAGATTCTTTGACAAGACTTCGAAATGCTTCAATGAGAAGACTTGAATCAACAACATTGTATTATGCAAAGATTGTTGTCTCTATTTTGGAAGTGTTTAAATCAAAAGGTTTTATTAAAGAATATAGTGTAAAAGATGAAAATGGCAAACAATCTATTTTGGTGCAATTAGCATATGATGAACGCGGAAAATCGGTTATCAATGAAATCAAAAGAATCAGTAAGCCGGGTCGCCGTGTGTATAAAGGTCGTTCAGAGCTCAAGCGATTTAAAAATGGCTATGGGATTATTGTTGTAAGCACAAGTAGGGGCGTGATCGCCAACGAAGAAGCGTATAAAGCCAATGTTGGTGGCGAAGCTTTGTGCAGTATTTGGTAG
- a CDS encoding type Z 30S ribosomal protein S14, which translates to MAKKSMIAKTNRKAKFSARAYTRCRVCGRPHSVYRDFGLCRVCLRKMGNEGLIPGLRKASW; encoded by the coding sequence ATGGCTAAAAAATCAATGATTGCTAAGACAAATAGAAAAGCAAAATTTAGTGCTAGAGCTTATACGAGATGTAGAGTGTGCGGGAGACCACATTCTGTATATCGTGATTTTGGTTTGTGTAGAGTGTGCCTTAGGAAGATGGGCAATGAAGGATTAATTCCGGGTTTAAGAAAAGCAAGTTGGTAA
- the rplE gene encoding 50S ribosomal protein L5, with amino-acid sequence MFALKAKYKNEIKEQLKKELNITNPMLLPKLEKIVVSVGAGDYAKDSKIMQNIADTISLIAGQKAIITKAKKSVAGFKMREGMPMGVKVTLRGNQMYNFLEKLIVISLPRVKDFRGVSRNGFDGRGNYSFGLNEQLMFPEVVYDDIMVTHGMNITIVTSAKEDKQAYKLLELFGIPFSKGR; translated from the coding sequence ATGTTTGCACTGAAAGCTAAATACAAAAATGAAATTAAAGAGCAGTTGAAAAAAGAGCTTAATATTACTAATCCTATGCTTTTGCCAAAACTTGAAAAAATCGTCGTAAGTGTTGGGGCTGGTGATTATGCAAAAGATTCTAAAATCATGCAAAATATTGCTGATACGATTTCTTTGATCGCTGGGCAAAAAGCTATTATCACAAAAGCCAAAAAATCTGTGGCAGGCTTTAAGATGAGAGAAGGAATGCCTATGGGTGTTAAAGTAACGCTTCGAGGCAATCAAATGTATAACTTTCTTGAAAAGCTTATTGTGATTTCGCTTCCAAGAGTGAAAGACTTTAGGGGTGTATCTCGAAATGGTTTTGATGGGAGAGGAAATTATAGTTTTGGGCTTAATGAGCAACTAATGTTTCCAGAGGTTGTTTATGATGATATTATGGTAACTCATGGTATGAATATCACGATTGTTACATCAGCCAAAGAGGATAAGCAAGCATATAAGCTTCTGGAATTATTTGGCATACCATTTTCAAAAGGACGATAA
- the rplX gene encoding 50S ribosomal protein L24, with the protein MVKYKIKKGDMVKVIAGDDKGKVGKVLSVFPKKAQVIVEGCKVAKKAIKPTDENKKGGFINKEKPIHISNIKKEGE; encoded by the coding sequence GTGGTAAAGTATAAAATTAAAAAAGGCGATATGGTCAAAGTTATCGCTGGTGATGATAAAGGAAAGGTTGGAAAGGTGCTATCAGTGTTTCCTAAAAAAGCCCAAGTGATTGTGGAAGGTTGCAAGGTTGCAAAAAAAGCAATTAAACCCACTGATGAAAATAAAAAAGGTGGATTTATTAATAAAGAAAAACCTATCCATATTTCAAATATTAAGAAAGAGGGAGAGTAG
- the rplN gene encoding 50S ribosomal protein L14: MIQSFTRLNVADNSGAKEIMCIKVLGGSHKRYATVGDVIVASVKKAIPNGKVKKAQVVKAVIVRTTKEVHRANGSLIRFDDNAAVILDSKKEPIGTRIFGPVSREVRYANFMKIVSLAPEVL; the protein is encoded by the coding sequence ATGATACAGAGTTTTACAAGATTAAATGTCGCTGACAATAGCGGTGCAAAAGAAATTATGTGTATCAAAGTATTAGGCGGTAGCCATAAAAGATATGCAACGGTAGGTGATGTGATTGTCGCATCTGTAAAAAAAGCCATTCCAAATGGTAAGGTCAAAAAAGCGCAAGTTGTCAAAGCTGTTATCGTCCGAACGACAAAAGAAGTTCATCGTGCAAATGGCTCTTTGATCCGCTTTGATGATAATGCGGCTGTGATTTTGGATTCCAAAAAAGAGCCAATTGGCACGCGGATTTTTGGTCCTGTAAGTAGAGAAGTGCGATATGCAAACTTTATGAAAATAGTATCGTTAGCTCCGGAGGTATTGTAG
- the rpsQ gene encoding 30S ribosomal protein S17 produces the protein MSQVQTHNRIIQGKVVSKAGDKSVVILVERKVVHPKYRKIVKRFKKYTIHDEQNQVKIGDVITAIECKPISKNKSFNLKEIVAVGV, from the coding sequence ATGAGTCAAGTTCAAACACATAACAGAATTATACAAGGCAAAGTTGTTTCAAAGGCGGGAGATAAAAGTGTTGTTATTTTAGTTGAGCGCAAGGTGGTTCATCCAAAATATCGTAAAATCGTTAAGCGATTTAAAAAATACACAATACATGACGAACAAAATCAAGTCAAGATCGGTGATGTAATCACAGCTATCGAGTGCAAACCTATCTCTAAAAACAAATCTTTTAATCTCAAAGAAATCGTAGCGGTAGGAGTGTGA
- the rpmC gene encoding 50S ribosomal protein L29, with protein sequence MKFIDLKDKDLSELKKMLSEKKSELFELRLKLKTMQLTNPSQIAMLRKDIARINTAISAKKD encoded by the coding sequence ATGAAATTTATTGATTTGAAAGATAAAGATTTGAGTGAACTCAAAAAGATGTTGAGCGAGAAAAAGTCGGAGCTTTTTGAATTGCGTTTAAAGCTTAAAACTATGCAATTAACAAATCCAAGTCAAATTGCAATGCTAAGAAAAGATATTGCGCGAATCAATACAGCAATATCTGCCAAAAAGGATTGA
- the rplP gene encoding 50S ribosomal protein L16 — protein sequence MLMPKKTKYRKQMKGRNRGKAFRGSTLAYGNIGIKALELGRIDSRQIEAARIALTRHIKRVGKVWIRVFPDKPLTAKPLEVRMGKGKGAVEKWVMNIKPGRVIYEITGVDEALAREALALAQSKLPFRTKIITSESENEIY from the coding sequence ATGTTAATGCCTAAAAAAACAAAATATAGAAAGCAAATGAAGGGTCGAAATCGTGGTAAGGCATTTCGAGGCTCAACTTTAGCGTATGGCAATATCGGAATCAAAGCACTTGAGCTTGGTAGAATAGATTCTCGACAAATCGAAGCGGCAAGAATTGCTTTGACGCGTCATATTAAGAGAGTCGGTAAGGTGTGGATACGCGTCTTTCCTGATAAGCCATTGACAGCAAAACCACTTGAAGTGAGAATGGGTAAAGGAAAGGGTGCTGTGGAAAAATGGGTAATGAATATCAAGCCCGGAAGAGTGATTTATGAGATAACAGGTGTAGATGAAGCCCTAGCTAGAGAGGCGTTGGCTTTAGCCCAAAGTAAATTGCCTTTTAGAACAAAAATTATAACGAGCGAGAGTGAAAATGAAATTTATTGA
- the rpsC gene encoding 30S ribosomal protein S3 has translation MGQKVNPIGLRLGINRNWTSRWFPNTKTAPTNIIEDHKIRKFLKKELYYAGISEIIIERAAAKVRVTVVAARPGLIIGKKGADIENKREALKSLIKRDVSINIKEVKRPQANAQLAAENVATQLEKRVAFRRAMKKVMQAAMKSGAKGIKVKVSGRLAGAEMARTEWYMEGRVPLHTLRAKIDYGFAEAITTYGIIGVKVWIFKGEILQKGIQPERKDESNDSKDSRPKSRRGR, from the coding sequence ATGGGACAAAAAGTTAATCCAATAGGACTCCGATTAGGCATTAATAGAAACTGGACTTCGCGATGGTTTCCAAATACAAAAACTGCACCAACAAATATCATTGAAGATCACAAAATACGCAAATTCCTTAAAAAAGAGCTGTATTATGCTGGGATTAGTGAAATTATTATCGAAAGAGCAGCAGCAAAAGTGAGAGTTACTGTTGTTGCCGCTCGTCCGGGACTCATTATCGGTAAAAAAGGCGCAGACATTGAAAATAAAAGAGAAGCTCTGAAATCTTTGATTAAAAGAGATGTGTCAATCAATATCAAAGAAGTGAAGCGACCGCAAGCTAACGCGCAATTAGCAGCCGAAAATGTGGCGACACAGCTTGAAAAGCGCGTAGCATTTCGTAGAGCGATGAAAAAAGTGATGCAAGCAGCTATGAAGTCTGGAGCAAAGGGTATTAAAGTCAAAGTTTCTGGTCGTTTGGCTGGAGCTGAAATGGCAAGAACTGAATGGTATATGGAAGGCAGAGTTCCTTTGCATACTTTGCGCGCAAAAATTGATTATGGTTTTGCAGAAGCGATCACAACCTATGGGATTATTGGCGTAAAGGTGTGGATCTTTAAGGGTGAAATCCTCCAAAAAGGCATACAGCCTGAAAGAAAAGATGAATCAAATGATTCAAAAGATTCTCGCCCAAAATCTAGAAGAGGGAGATAG
- the rpsS gene encoding 30S ribosomal protein S19, with protein sequence MARSIKKGPFIDDHLAKKVAKSKQVKDNKPIKTWSRRSTILPDMIGMTFNVHNGRVFVPVYVTENHVGYKLGEFAPTRTFKGHKGSVQKKIGK encoded by the coding sequence ATGGCAAGATCAATTAAAAAAGGTCCTTTTATTGACGACCATTTGGCTAAAAAAGTGGCTAAATCTAAGCAGGTAAAAGACAATAAACCAATCAAAACTTGGTCAAGACGAAGCACGATTTTACCAGATATGATTGGTATGACTTTTAATGTTCATAATGGCAGAGTGTTTGTTCCAGTGTATGTAACAGAAAATCATGTAGGGTATAAACTTGGTGAATTTGCCCCGACACGAACATTTAAAGGACACAAAGGCAGTGTTCAAAAGAAAATAGGCAAATAG
- the rplB gene encoding 50S ribosomal protein L2, whose protein sequence is MAIKTYKPYTPSRRFMSNLSSDDITAKASVRKLLVKLPVKAGRNNNGRITSRHKEGGAKKLYRIIDFKRNKYNTEGKVSAIEYDPFRNCRIALITYKDGDKRYILRPSGLNVGDVVIAAEAGLDIKTGYAMKLKNIPIGTIVHNIEMHPGAGGQLARSAGASAQIMGREGKYIILRMPSGEMRYILDECMATIGVIGNEDFINISIGKAGRNRHLGVRPQTRGSAMNPVDHPHGGGEGKTGSSGHPVSPWGLPAKGYKTRRKKASDRLIISRKKK, encoded by the coding sequence ATGGCAATAAAAACATATAAACCATATACCCCAAGTCGAAGGTTTATGAGCAATTTAAGTTCAGATGATATTACGGCAAAAGCAAGTGTAAGAAAACTTCTTGTGAAATTGCCTGTCAAAGCTGGACGCAATAATAATGGCAGAATCACAAGTCGCCATAAAGAAGGAGGCGCAAAAAAGCTCTATCGTATTATTGATTTCAAACGCAATAAATACAATACAGAAGGAAAAGTAAGCGCGATCGAATACGATCCATTTAGAAATTGTCGGATTGCGCTTATCACATACAAAGATGGCGATAAACGTTATATTTTGCGACCAAGTGGATTAAATGTTGGTGATGTTGTGATTGCGGCAGAAGCGGGACTAGACATCAAAACTGGATATGCGATGAAATTAAAAAACATACCAATAGGAACAATTGTCCATAATATCGAAATGCACCCCGGAGCTGGTGGTCAGCTTGCTCGAAGTGCAGGTGCGAGTGCTCAGATTATGGGACGCGAAGGTAAGTATATTATTTTGCGTATGCCAAGTGGTGAAATGCGCTATATTTTAGATGAATGTATGGCGACAATCGGAGTTATTGGTAATGAGGATTTTATCAATATTTCGATAGGAAAAGCTGGACGCAATCGACATTTGGGTGTGCGCCCACAAACTCGAGGAAGCGCGATGAACCCTGTTGATCACCCACATGGTGGTGGTGAAGGTAAAACAGGATCAAGCGGACATCCTGTATCTCCTTGGGGATTACCAGCTAAAGGCTACAAAACAAGACGCAAAAAAGCAAGTGATAGACTCATCATTTCAAGAAAGAAAAAATAA
- a CDS encoding 50S ribosomal protein L23, with protein sequence MADITDIKSILYTEKSLSLQESGVLVVQTSTKVTKNQLKQVFIDYFGVIPLRINSLRQEGKVKRFKGRVGQRNSYKKFYVKIPEGAKIDSLTA encoded by the coding sequence ATGGCTGATATAACTGATATTAAATCAATTCTTTACACAGAAAAATCCTTATCTCTTCAAGAAAGCGGAGTTCTTGTCGTGCAAACTTCTACAAAAGTAACGAAGAATCAGCTTAAGCAAGTGTTTATTGATTATTTTGGAGTAATACCTCTTCGGATTAATTCTTTGAGACAAGAAGGCAAAGTGAAACGTTTTAAGGGAAGAGTCGGACAACGAAATTCGTATAAGAAATTTTATGTCAAGATTCCAGAAGGCGCGAAGATTGATTCGCTAACTGCGTAA
- the rplD gene encoding 50S ribosomal protein L4: MSSAIVLDNQFKKASEIALPKNYTEIKEHNLYLYIKSYLTSLRANNAKAKKRGEVSGGGKKPWSQKGGGRARAGSITSPVFVGGGVSHGPSNNRNYDLKINKKQKRLALEYAIKQKAENGKLYVVDSLAIASGKTKDAFNVFKSLNERSVLFVAQTIQDEKTFLAYRNIQQCYFIDSSEMNAYLVAAFHAVVIEKAVFEQFLESGHKEK; the protein is encoded by the coding sequence ATGAGTAGTGCAATAGTATTAGATAATCAATTTAAAAAAGCAAGTGAAATTGCTTTGCCTAAAAATTATACAGAGATCAAAGAGCATAATCTTTATCTCTATATAAAATCTTATTTGACTTCTTTAAGAGCAAATAACGCAAAAGCAAAAAAAAGAGGTGAAGTAAGTGGCGGAGGCAAAAAGCCATGGTCGCAAAAAGGCGGAGGTCGAGCGAGGGCTGGAAGTATCACTTCTCCTGTATTTGTAGGAGGTGGTGTCTCTCATGGACCAAGCAATAACAGAAACTATGATCTCAAAATCAATAAAAAGCAAAAACGACTTGCCCTTGAATATGCAATCAAACAAAAAGCAGAAAATGGCAAGTTGTATGTGGTTGATTCATTAGCGATTGCGAGTGGCAAAACAAAAGACGCGTTTAATGTGTTTAAAAGCCTTAATGAACGAAGCGTGCTTTTTGTCGCTCAAACCATACAAGACGAAAAGACTTTTTTGGCATATCGCAATATTCAACAATGTTATTTTATTGATTCTAGCGAGATGAATGCGTATTTGGTGGCTGCCTTTCATGCTGTTGTGATTGAAAAAGCCGTTTTTGAGCAGTTTTTAGAATCTGGACATAAGGAGAAATAA
- the rplC gene encoding 50S ribosomal protein L3, giving the protein MEFLVEKVGMSRTIGNPSIPVTLLRVLNAKVCEIKSCGQAIVAYPKGKVTNKSIVGQQKKYNLSKEFNRFATISVSNTEVGDLDMSSLDSAKRLKATFKTKGRGFSGAMKRWNFQGGPAAHGSRFHRRLGSIGNREWPGRVQPGKKMAGHYGNEQVTTQADVVSFDKDSNVLVVKGSVAGYNGAYGKIKIVK; this is encoded by the coding sequence ATGGAATTTTTAGTAGAAAAAGTCGGGATGAGTCGGACAATCGGAAATCCTAGTATTCCAGTTACGCTTTTAAGGGTTTTGAATGCCAAAGTGTGTGAAATCAAATCATGCGGGCAAGCCATCGTTGCTTACCCAAAAGGCAAAGTAACAAATAAAAGTATAGTTGGACAACAAAAAAAATACAATCTCAGCAAAGAGTTTAACCGATTTGCTACGATTTCTGTGAGCAATACAGAAGTTGGTGATTTGGATATGTCTAGTTTGGATAGTGCAAAGCGACTTAAAGCGACTTTTAAGACAAAAGGGCGTGGGTTTAGCGGAGCTATGAAACGATGGAATTTTCAAGGTGGTCCTGCAGCGCATGGAAGTAGATTCCACAGGAGATTGGGTTCTATTGGGAATCGTGAGTGGCCAGGACGCGTGCAGCCGGGTAAAAAAATGGCAGGGCATTATGGAAATGAGCAAGTAACAACGCAAGCAGATGTTGTATCTTTTGATAAAGATAGCAATGTATTGGTTGTCAAAGGTTCTGTCGCTGGATACAATGGGGCATACGGCAAAATAAAAATTGTAAAATAA
- the rpsJ gene encoding 30S ribosomal protein S10, translated as MEKIRLKLKAYDHRVLDRSVASIVEAVKRTGSEICGPIPLPTKSRKYTVLRSPHVNKDSREQFEIRVHSRIIDIISATPDTVEGLMKLDLAPEVDVEVTSMGNK; from the coding sequence ATGGAAAAAATTAGATTAAAGCTTAAAGCTTATGATCACAGGGTGCTTGATAGGTCTGTGGCTTCGATAGTTGAGGCAGTAAAACGAACAGGTTCAGAGATTTGCGGACCTATTCCGCTACCAACAAAAAGTAGAAAATACACGGTTTTGCGCTCTCCCCATGTCAATAAAGATTCGCGCGAGCAGTTTGAGATCCGCGTGCATTCTCGGATTATTGATATTATTTCTGCGACACCTGATACGGTTGAGGGATTGATGAAGCTTGATTTGGCTCCAGAGGTAGATGTTGAAGTAACTTCAATGGGAAACAAATAG